The following proteins come from a genomic window of Micromonospora zamorensis:
- a CDS encoding MarR family winged helix-turn-helix transcriptional regulator, which yields MGIADDAVEIRAQGWRTLAALHGLIETSLERALQAGHDLSVVEYTVLDALSRQHGWHMRMSQLARAAALSGSATTRLVTRLEQRGLLTRILCADDRRGIYTELTPAGSELLSQTRPTHDRVLSEALAEAEATPELAPLVDALHRLPAAR from the coding sequence ATGGGCATCGCCGACGACGCGGTCGAGATCCGCGCGCAGGGCTGGCGCACCCTCGCCGCCCTGCACGGGCTGATCGAGACGTCCCTGGAGCGGGCCCTGCAGGCCGGCCACGACCTGTCCGTCGTCGAATACACGGTGCTCGACGCGCTCTCCCGCCAGCACGGCTGGCACATGCGGATGAGCCAGCTCGCCCGCGCCGCCGCGCTCTCCGGCAGCGCCACCACCCGCCTGGTCACCCGACTGGAGCAGCGCGGTCTGCTCACCCGCATCCTCTGCGCCGACGACCGACGCGGCATCTACACCGAACTGACCCCGGCCGGGTCCGAGCTGCTCAGCCAGACCCGGCCCACCCACGACCGGGTGCTCAGCGAAGCGCTCGCCGAAGCCGAGGCGACCCCCGAGCTGGCCCCGCTGGTCGACGCCCTGCACCGGCTGCCAGCCGCCCGCTGA
- a CDS encoding class I SAM-dependent methyltransferase, with the protein MSPYITDAWAWQESWDRQQEAYLPDREHRFTAMLDTVDAVLDGRPPRVLDLAGGTGSISLRTLARFPGAEATLLDLDPALLAIARSSLADRATIVTADLGTPDWRDALPHREYDAVLTATALHWLPADRLGQLYAELRDVLRPGGVFVNADHMPDDSLPELTKRLMDRARDRRNARYAAGSLLSWSDWWKQAGADPALAPLVTQRQDIYPTGHSPEWNPPVSWHLAALTAAGFTEVGTVWRGGADAAVAAVR; encoded by the coding sequence ATGAGTCCTTACATCACGGATGCGTGGGCCTGGCAGGAGAGCTGGGACCGTCAGCAGGAGGCCTACCTACCGGACCGGGAACACCGGTTCACCGCCATGCTCGACACCGTCGACGCGGTCCTCGACGGTCGGCCGCCACGAGTGCTCGACCTGGCCGGCGGCACCGGCAGCATCTCGCTGCGTACGCTGGCCCGTTTCCCCGGCGCCGAGGCGACCCTGCTGGACCTCGACCCGGCGCTGCTCGCCATCGCCCGCTCGTCGCTGGCCGACCGGGCCACCATCGTCACGGCCGACCTCGGCACCCCCGACTGGCGCGACGCGCTCCCTCACCGCGAGTACGACGCCGTCCTCACCGCCACCGCCCTGCACTGGCTGCCGGCCGACCGGCTCGGACAGCTCTACGCCGAGCTGCGGGACGTGCTGCGGCCGGGCGGGGTCTTCGTCAACGCCGACCACATGCCGGACGACAGCCTGCCGGAGCTGACCAAGCGGCTGATGGACCGGGCGAGGGACCGGCGCAACGCCCGGTACGCGGCCGGTTCGTTGCTGTCCTGGTCGGACTGGTGGAAGCAGGCCGGGGCGGACCCGGCGCTGGCGCCACTGGTCACCCAGCGGCAGGACATCTACCCGACCGGGCACAGCCCGGAGTGGAACCCGCCGGTTTCCTGGCACCTCGCCGCGCTCACCGCCGCCGGTTTCACCGAGGTCGGCACGGTGTGGCGGGGCGGCGCTGACGCCGCCGTCGCGGCAGTGCGCTGA
- a CDS encoding ABC transporter ATP-binding protein: MSVVIEARDVAFSFGQTPALRGASVAVDAGEIVAIMGPSGSGKSTLLHCLAGILVPDSGEILFDGARVDAMAETQRSSLRRDRFGFVFQFGQLVPELTAVENVALPLLLSGVHRKQALPKARAWFARLGLDGLEQRRSGELSGGQAQRVALARGLVAEPQVLFADEPTGALDSLTGEQVMDLLVGAAREQGTTVILVTHEPRIAAYADREVMVRDGRVNAPDRIAS; encoded by the coding sequence ATGAGCGTCGTGATCGAAGCACGGGACGTGGCGTTCTCCTTCGGCCAGACGCCCGCCCTGCGCGGCGCGAGCGTCGCCGTTGACGCGGGCGAGATTGTCGCCATCATGGGCCCCAGCGGCTCGGGCAAGTCCACCCTGCTGCACTGCCTGGCCGGCATCCTCGTGCCCGACTCCGGCGAGATCCTCTTCGACGGAGCGCGGGTCGACGCCATGGCCGAGACCCAGCGCAGCAGCCTGCGCAGGGACCGCTTCGGCTTCGTTTTCCAGTTCGGCCAGCTCGTCCCCGAGCTGACCGCCGTGGAGAACGTCGCCCTGCCGCTGCTGCTCAGCGGCGTACACCGGAAGCAGGCGCTGCCGAAGGCGAGAGCCTGGTTCGCGCGCCTCGGCCTGGACGGCCTGGAGCAGCGCCGCTCGGGTGAGTTGTCCGGCGGGCAGGCACAACGGGTCGCCCTGGCCCGCGGTCTGGTCGCCGAGCCGCAGGTGCTCTTCGCCGACGAGCCGACCGGCGCGCTCGACTCGCTGACCGGCGAGCAGGTGATGGACCTGCTGGTCGGCGCCGCCCGCGAGCAGGGCACCACTGTCATCCTGGTGACCCACGAACCCCGGATCGCCGCGTACGCCGACCGTGAGGTCATGGTCCGCGACGGGCGCGTGAACGCGCCGGACCGGATCGCCTCATGA
- a CDS encoding dienelactone hydrolase family protein, translated as MRHVVLFHSVYGLRPAVRAAADRLGAAGHQVTTPDLYGVPATDTVEEGFALLDKIGQEVVLDRARAALRDLPPETVLAGFSMGAGVAGALLAERPDAAGLLLLHGTGGAPDAVRAGLPVQLHLADPDPYDAPEEVDEWQQALTDAGADLTVFRYPGVGHLFTDPGLAEHSPDATAATWPRVLAFLAAC; from the coding sequence ATGCGACACGTCGTGCTGTTCCACTCCGTGTACGGCCTGCGACCCGCCGTGCGCGCCGCCGCCGACCGGTTGGGCGCCGCCGGCCATCAGGTCACCACCCCCGACCTGTACGGCGTGCCGGCCACCGACACCGTCGAGGAGGGCTTCGCGCTGCTCGACAAGATTGGCCAGGAGGTGGTGCTCGACCGGGCCCGGGCAGCGCTGCGTGACCTCCCACCGGAGACGGTGCTCGCCGGCTTCTCGATGGGCGCCGGTGTGGCCGGGGCGCTGCTGGCCGAGCGCCCCGACGCCGCGGGTCTGCTCCTGCTGCACGGCACCGGCGGCGCGCCCGACGCGGTCCGGGCCGGGTTGCCGGTGCAGCTGCACCTCGCCGACCCCGACCCGTACGACGCGCCGGAGGAGGTCGACGAGTGGCAGCAGGCGCTCACCGACGCCGGTGCCGACCTGACGGTCTTCCGCTACCCCGGGGTGGGGCACCTGTTCACCGACCCGGGCCTGGCCGAGCACTCCCCGGACGCCACCGCGGCGACCTGGCCGCGGGTGCTGGCCTTCCTGGCCGCCTGCTGA
- a CDS encoding AMP-binding protein, whose protein sequence is MHASSGTTGRPTVVGYTRDDLRTWARLMARSIRASGGRPGDRVHVAYGYGLFTGGLGAHYGAEELGCTVIPVSGGMTERQVMLIRDFEPEVIMVTPSYMLAIVDEMQRQGVDPRATSLRVGIFGAEPWTEDMRREMEQRLDIHAVDIYGLSEVMGPGVATECVETKDGLHVWEDHFYPEIIDPVTGAVLPDGERGELVLTSLTKEAMPVVRYRTRDLTRLLPGTARPMRRIEKITGRTDDMMIVRGVNIFPTQIEELILRTPQLSPHFQCVLDRQGRLDTLTVRVERRAGVGVDAAERAGATLVQLVKNIIGVSVAVDVLAPDAVERSMGKMRRIVDQRAAG, encoded by the coding sequence TTGCACGCCTCCTCCGGCACCACCGGCCGACCGACGGTGGTCGGCTACACCCGCGATGACCTGCGCACCTGGGCGCGACTGATGGCCCGGTCGATCCGCGCCTCCGGCGGCCGTCCCGGCGACCGGGTGCACGTCGCGTACGGCTACGGGCTCTTCACCGGGGGCCTGGGCGCGCACTACGGCGCCGAGGAGCTGGGCTGCACGGTCATCCCGGTCTCCGGCGGCATGACCGAGCGTCAGGTCATGCTGATCCGCGACTTCGAACCCGAAGTCATCATGGTCACGCCCAGCTACATGCTCGCCATCGTGGACGAGATGCAGCGCCAGGGCGTCGACCCCCGCGCCACCTCGCTGCGGGTGGGCATCTTCGGGGCGGAGCCGTGGACCGAGGACATGCGCCGGGAGATGGAACAGCGACTGGACATCCACGCGGTGGACATCTACGGGCTCTCCGAGGTGATGGGTCCCGGCGTGGCCACCGAGTGCGTCGAGACCAAGGACGGGCTGCACGTCTGGGAGGACCACTTCTACCCCGAGATCATCGACCCGGTCACCGGGGCCGTGCTGCCCGACGGTGAGCGGGGTGAGCTGGTGCTGACCTCGCTGACCAAGGAGGCGATGCCGGTCGTGCGCTACCGCACCCGCGACCTGACCCGGCTGCTGCCCGGCACCGCCCGCCCGATGCGCCGGATCGAGAAGATCACCGGTCGGACGGACGACATGATGATCGTGCGCGGGGTGAACATCTTCCCCACCCAGATCGAGGAGCTGATCCTGCGGACCCCTCAGCTGTCGCCGCACTTCCAGTGCGTACTCGATCGGCAGGGCCGGTTGGACACGCTGACCGTGCGGGTGGAACGACGGGCCGGGGTTGGGGTGGACGCCGCCGAACGGGCCGGGGCGACGCTGGTCCAGCTGGTGAAGAACATCATCGGTGTGAGCGTGGCGGTCGACGTGCTCGCCCCGGACGCCGTGGAGCGGTCGATGGGCAAGATGCGCCGCATCGTCGACCAGCGGGCGGCCGGCTGA
- a CDS encoding nucleotide disphospho-sugar-binding domain-containing protein — protein sequence MRVLVVSAPLVGHVFPLVPLAVALRDAGHDVLLATGGGGLAAAGAGLPVHDIAPGFDFGRIALRVFPRHPLIARAELAGTAGTRGAGLLFGALNDQLTDPVVALATRWRPDLVLHEPFAVAGAVAAARLDVPAVRQENALFDGRDLVGATVARLGGALRRHGLSELPPPVAALAVAPPSVAVQGGWPMRYASYVGGGELPAWLREPGDRPRILVTRSTLTGPGDRGPMPAVVAAAADVDAEIVLVRPDDRSARSLPANVRLVDWIPLDEALPASAALVHHGGAGSALGALAAGLPQLATVGPGDRRHNAELVARRGAGLALRPRDITAQALTRLLTDDGLRVAAGQVSQEIAAMPPPTDLVARLAALV from the coding sequence ATGCGTGTGCTGGTGGTCTCCGCGCCCCTGGTCGGGCATGTCTTTCCGCTGGTGCCGCTCGCCGTCGCGTTGCGCGACGCCGGCCACGACGTGCTGCTGGCCACCGGGGGCGGTGGCCTGGCCGCCGCCGGCGCCGGTCTGCCCGTGCACGACATCGCACCGGGCTTCGACTTCGGCCGGATCGCGTTGCGGGTCTTCCCCCGCCATCCGCTGATCGCGCGTGCCGAGCTGGCCGGCACCGCAGGCACCCGGGGCGCCGGCCTGCTGTTCGGCGCGCTCAACGACCAGCTCACCGACCCGGTGGTCGCGCTTGCCACCCGGTGGCGGCCGGATCTGGTGCTGCACGAACCGTTCGCGGTGGCCGGCGCGGTGGCCGCCGCGCGGCTCGACGTGCCTGCCGTACGCCAGGAGAACGCCTTGTTCGACGGCCGGGACCTGGTCGGCGCCACAGTGGCCCGACTCGGCGGCGCGCTGCGCCGGCACGGCCTGAGTGAGCTGCCGCCACCCGTCGCCGCCCTCGCCGTGGCCCCGCCCAGCGTGGCCGTGCAGGGCGGTTGGCCGATGCGCTACGCGTCCTACGTCGGCGGTGGCGAGCTGCCGGCCTGGCTGCGCGAGCCGGGTGACCGGCCCCGGATCCTGGTCACCCGCAGCACCCTGACCGGCCCCGGTGACCGGGGGCCGATGCCCGCCGTGGTGGCCGCCGCCGCCGACGTGGACGCCGAGATCGTGCTCGTCCGCCCGGACGATCGGTCGGCGCGGTCGCTGCCCGCGAACGTGCGGTTGGTCGACTGGATTCCGCTTGACGAGGCGCTGCCGGCGAGCGCGGCGCTGGTCCACCACGGCGGGGCGGGCAGCGCCCTCGGAGCCCTCGCCGCCGGCCTGCCCCAACTGGCCACAGTGGGCCCGGGGGACCGGCGGCACAACGCCGAGCTGGTGGCCCGTCGGGGCGCCGGCCTGGCCCTGCGCCCCCGGGACATCACCGCGCAGGCGCTGACCCGGCTGCTCACCGACGACGGCCTGCGCGTCGCCGCCGGGCAGGTCAGCCAGGAGATCGCCGCGATGCCGCCACCCACCGACCTCGTCGCGCGCCTGGCGGCACTGGTCTGA
- a CDS encoding fluoride efflux transporter FluC translates to MPEPSEPRSDPDVDLRVPADRRELAVRPTTVLAAIAAGGVLGALARAGLQHAAPHPPTGFGWATFAINTSGCLLIGVLMAVLGHLGGGHLLARPFLGVGVLGGFTTFSAYAVDIQQALVAGAPGTALAYLAATVLGALVAVALGDAVTASLLGRRAAR, encoded by the coding sequence GTGCCAGAGCCATCCGAGCCGCGTAGCGACCCCGACGTCGACCTGCGCGTCCCCGCCGACCGCCGCGAGCTGGCCGTGCGCCCCACAACGGTCCTCGCCGCGATCGCGGCCGGCGGGGTGCTCGGTGCGCTGGCCCGGGCCGGTCTGCAACACGCCGCCCCGCACCCGCCGACCGGCTTCGGTTGGGCGACGTTCGCCATCAACACGTCCGGCTGCCTGCTGATCGGCGTGCTGATGGCGGTGCTCGGGCACCTCGGCGGTGGGCACCTCCTGGCTCGCCCGTTCCTCGGGGTCGGGGTGCTCGGCGGGTTCACCACGTTCTCCGCCTACGCGGTCGACATCCAGCAGGCACTGGTCGCGGGCGCGCCGGGCACCGCGCTGGCGTACCTGGCGGCGACGGTGCTCGGGGCACTCGTCGCGGTCGCGCTGGGCGACGCCGTCACGGCGTCGCTGCTGGGGCGGCGGGCGGCCCGATGA
- a CDS encoding PadR family transcriptional regulator, whose product MSVPLTLLGLLEREPSHGYDLKRDYDAFFGRGKPLPFGQVYSTLSRLARDGKVVISDVAPGSGPDRKRYIITDVGATEVEQWLTQPVDPEPHLQTVLFAKVVLALMLDRPAAEYLDTQRSAHLHRMRELTELKRAGGLVDALLADHGLYHLEADLRWIEMTGARLDALRKEVRP is encoded by the coding sequence ATGAGCGTGCCACTGACCCTTCTCGGCCTCCTCGAACGAGAGCCCAGCCACGGCTACGACCTGAAGCGCGACTACGACGCCTTCTTCGGCCGGGGCAAGCCACTGCCGTTCGGCCAGGTCTACTCCACCCTCAGCCGACTGGCCCGCGACGGCAAGGTGGTGATCAGCGACGTCGCTCCCGGCTCCGGCCCCGACCGCAAGCGCTACATCATCACCGACGTCGGCGCGACCGAGGTCGAGCAGTGGCTGACCCAGCCGGTCGACCCGGAACCGCACCTGCAGACGGTGCTCTTCGCCAAGGTCGTGCTCGCGCTGATGCTGGACCGGCCGGCCGCCGAATACCTCGACACCCAGCGCAGCGCGCACCTGCACCGGATGCGTGAGCTCACCGAGCTCAAGCGCGCCGGCGGCCTGGTCGACGCGCTGCTCGCCGACCACGGTCTCTACCACCTGGAGGCGGACCTCCGGTGGATCGAGATGACCGGCGCCCGGCTGGACGCCCTACGGAAGGAGGTGCGGCCATGA
- a CDS encoding aldo/keto reductase produces MNYGHLGRSGLLVSRVGLGTMNFGYTVDEATSFAVMDAAVDAGINVFDTADVYGGPQSPEMKKGYGIAEETVGQWLRRSGHRDDIVLATKVYQPMGLGPNDRRLSAYHIRRACEASLRRLRTDHIDLYQMHHVDRATPWEEIWQAMEQLVREGKITYVGSSNFAGWDVALAQAAASARHFLGLTSEQSLYNLAVRAVEQELIPALRHLGIGLISYSPLHAGLLAGALDAADQGGSADPSARQRIEAHRDQLTAYEGLCRELGAQPAAVAIAWLLRNPVLSTTIVGATTIDELRADLDALSVRLDDDVMERLDQIWPGPGEAPQTYAW; encoded by the coding sequence ATGAACTACGGACACCTGGGCCGCTCAGGTCTGCTGGTCAGCCGGGTCGGCCTCGGGACCATGAACTTCGGGTACACAGTGGACGAGGCGACCAGTTTCGCGGTCATGGACGCCGCTGTCGACGCCGGCATCAACGTCTTCGACACCGCCGACGTCTACGGTGGGCCGCAGTCACCGGAGATGAAGAAGGGCTACGGCATCGCGGAAGAGACCGTCGGCCAGTGGCTGCGGCGCAGCGGACACCGCGATGACATCGTCCTGGCCACGAAGGTGTACCAGCCGATGGGCCTCGGCCCGAACGACCGTCGGTTGTCCGCCTATCACATCCGCCGCGCCTGTGAGGCCAGCCTGCGGCGGCTGCGGACGGACCATATCGACCTGTACCAGATGCACCACGTCGACCGGGCCACGCCGTGGGAGGAGATCTGGCAGGCGATGGAGCAGCTCGTCCGCGAAGGCAAGATCACCTACGTCGGCAGCAGCAACTTCGCCGGCTGGGACGTGGCACTCGCCCAGGCCGCCGCGTCGGCACGCCATTTCCTCGGCCTGACCAGCGAGCAGAGCCTCTACAACCTTGCCGTACGCGCCGTCGAGCAGGAGCTCATCCCCGCCCTGCGTCACCTCGGCATCGGACTGATCTCGTACAGCCCCCTGCACGCCGGCCTGCTCGCCGGCGCGCTCGACGCCGCCGACCAGGGTGGCAGCGCAGACCCCTCGGCGCGGCAACGCATCGAGGCGCACCGCGACCAGCTCACGGCCTACGAGGGGTTGTGCCGGGAACTGGGCGCACAGCCGGCGGCCGTCGCCATCGCCTGGCTGCTGCGCAACCCGGTCCTCTCCACCACCATCGTCGGTGCGACGACGATCGATGAGCTGCGAGCGGACCTCGACGCGTTGTCCGTGCGGTTGGACGACGACGTCATGGAACGACTCGACCAGATCTGGCCGGGGCCGGGAGAGGCCCCGCAGACGTACGCCTGGTGA
- a CDS encoding MFS transporter — translation MSVRQKSLPPGLIALAIGAFGIGLTEFVIMGLLPEVAADFAVTEPVAGWLISGYALSVAVGGVALTAAVTRLPRKPVLLGLMVLFIIGNLLSAVAGDYAVMMAGRIVAALCHGAFFGIGAVVAAGLVAPARRAGAIAMMFAGLTIANVLGVPFGTFLGQHFGWRSTFWAITAIGVVALIGLALLIPGRAAATADRPSAGLRGELRAFTHSQVWLSLVITVLGFGGMFGAFTYIAYTLTEVSGFASSTVPWLLVLFGVGLFAGNLLGGRTADRSLSRTLVTVLAVLTVVLVGFALTATSPVLTIIALVLMGGFGFATVPPLQMRIMQYAHQAPTLASGANIAAFNLGNALGAWIGGVTIAAGFGYTSPIWAGAALTLAGLGVLLAALRLARRQEPAKADAALVETAA, via the coding sequence ATGTCCGTACGCCAAAAGTCCCTGCCACCCGGCCTGATCGCGCTGGCCATCGGCGCCTTCGGCATCGGGCTCACCGAATTCGTGATCATGGGGCTGCTGCCCGAGGTGGCCGCCGACTTCGCCGTCACCGAGCCGGTGGCCGGCTGGCTGATCTCCGGCTACGCACTCAGCGTGGCCGTTGGCGGGGTCGCCCTCACCGCGGCGGTCACCCGACTGCCGCGCAAGCCGGTGCTGCTCGGCCTGATGGTGCTGTTCATCATCGGCAACCTGCTCTCCGCCGTCGCCGGCGACTACGCCGTGATGATGGCCGGCCGGATCGTCGCCGCGCTCTGCCACGGCGCGTTCTTCGGCATCGGCGCCGTGGTGGCAGCCGGCCTGGTCGCACCGGCCCGCCGGGCGGGCGCCATCGCCATGATGTTCGCCGGCCTGACCATCGCGAACGTGCTCGGCGTCCCCTTCGGCACCTTCCTCGGGCAGCACTTCGGCTGGCGGTCGACGTTCTGGGCGATCACCGCCATCGGGGTGGTCGCGCTGATCGGGCTGGCCCTGCTCATCCCGGGCCGCGCCGCCGCCACCGCCGACCGCCCGAGCGCCGGCCTGCGCGGCGAGTTGCGTGCCTTCACGCACTCGCAGGTCTGGCTCTCCCTGGTCATCACGGTCCTGGGCTTCGGCGGGATGTTCGGCGCGTTCACCTACATCGCCTACACGCTCACCGAGGTCAGCGGCTTCGCCAGCAGCACCGTCCCGTGGCTGCTCGTCCTCTTCGGAGTGGGGCTGTTCGCCGGCAACCTGCTCGGCGGTCGGACGGCGGACCGGTCGCTGTCACGCACCCTCGTCACCGTCCTGGCGGTGCTCACCGTGGTCCTCGTCGGTTTCGCGCTGACGGCGACGAGCCCGGTGCTGACCATCATCGCGCTGGTGCTGATGGGCGGGTTCGGGTTCGCCACCGTGCCGCCGTTGCAGATGCGGATCATGCAGTACGCCCACCAGGCGCCGACGCTGGCGTCCGGGGCCAACATCGCCGCGTTCAACCTCGGCAACGCGCTGGGCGCCTGGATCGGCGGGGTGACAATCGCTGCCGGGTTCGGCTACACCTCGCCGATCTGGGCCGGCGCCGCGCTCACCCTGGCCGGATTGGGGGTCCTGCTGGCGGCGCTGCGGCTGGCCCGCCGCCAGGAGCCAGCGAAGGCCGACGCCGCCCTGGTCGAGACGGCGGCCTGA
- the crcB gene encoding fluoride efflux transporter CrcB — protein sequence MTVLLIALGAAVGAPLRYLTDRAVQTRHDSAFPWGTFTVNVVGSLLLGVLVGWPAGPALTALLGTGFCGALTTYSTFSYETLRLAQRGHRLLALANVVGSVAVGLAAAAAGYALARLLLG from the coding sequence ATGACCGTGCTGCTCATCGCCCTGGGCGCGGCCGTCGGCGCGCCGTTGCGTTACCTCACCGACCGGGCGGTCCAGACCCGGCACGACTCGGCGTTTCCCTGGGGCACGTTCACCGTCAACGTGGTCGGCTCACTGCTGCTCGGCGTGCTCGTCGGGTGGCCGGCCGGCCCGGCGCTCACCGCGCTGCTCGGCACCGGGTTCTGCGGCGCGCTGACCACCTACTCCACCTTCAGCTACGAGACGTTGCGGTTGGCGCAGCGCGGTCACCGGCTCCTCGCGCTGGCCAACGTCGTGGGCAGCGTCGCTGTGGGGCTCGCCGCGGCCGCCGCCGGCTACGCCCTGGCCCGCCTCCTGCTGGGCTGA